In Mucilaginibacter celer, one DNA window encodes the following:
- a CDS encoding ABC transporter ATP-binding protein, whose translation MQPDHTKKATPKPPSVFSLLVPYKGLVALLLLFALFGNAINLWLPKVIASGIDAYSAHKFILGDIVVKFLIAAVLVFLFAGLQTIIQTYASERVARDLRRRLSDKISRQSSVFIEQANPSKLLTNLTADVDSIKLFVSQALVSIISSLFIIIGCSVMLMLINWKLALAVIAIIPVIGGTFAYVLKKVRALFIKSRGVIDQLNKVINESILGSALIRVINSQQLEYNKFLLANTEAKDYGLRILGFFSGLIPIVTFTANMAALTILVMGGHFVINGSMSLGSFAAFNSYLSLLIFPIFILGFMSNLIAQASASFTRISVVLDAPDVIEGGKIKDTLRGDVEMEDVTITYGQKSVLKNISFKVAAGSKIAIIGPTSAGKTQLLYLLTGLINSTTGKIMFDGKTIAEYDSEAFHRQVGFVFQDSIIFNMSIRENIAFSDTVTDESLQKAIETAELSTFIDGLPDKLNTIVSERGSSLSGGQKQRIMLARALAVNPKVLLLDDFTARVDNNTERKILANIQKNYPGLTLISVTQKIASVEHYDQIILLMQGEIVARGVHDELMKTSPDYVQIFNSQQSTSNYEQGITH comes from the coding sequence ATGCAACCCGATCATACAAAGAAAGCAACCCCAAAACCACCCAGTGTATTCAGCCTGTTGGTACCCTATAAGGGCCTTGTAGCATTATTGTTATTATTTGCGCTTTTTGGCAATGCCATTAACCTTTGGCTGCCCAAGGTTATAGCAAGTGGTATCGATGCATATTCGGCGCATAAATTTATACTGGGCGATATCGTTGTTAAATTTTTAATAGCAGCTGTGCTGGTGTTTTTGTTTGCCGGTTTGCAAACAATTATCCAAACATACGCCTCCGAACGGGTGGCCCGCGATCTGCGCAGGCGTTTATCAGATAAAATCTCGCGTCAAAGCTCGGTTTTTATCGAGCAGGCCAATCCATCCAAACTGTTAACCAATTTAACTGCCGATGTAGATTCGATCAAACTGTTTGTTTCGCAGGCTTTGGTATCCATTATCTCATCCTTGTTTATTATTATCGGTTGCAGCGTGATGCTGATGCTGATTAACTGGAAACTGGCGCTGGCGGTTATCGCTATTATTCCTGTTATTGGCGGTACTTTTGCATACGTGCTAAAAAAAGTGCGTGCCCTGTTTATTAAAAGCCGTGGTGTTATTGATCAGTTAAATAAGGTAATTAACGAGAGCATCCTTGGTTCGGCACTTATCAGGGTAATCAACTCACAGCAGCTGGAATACAATAAATTTTTGTTAGCCAATACCGAGGCTAAGGATTATGGTTTACGCATTCTCGGATTTTTCTCTGGCCTCATTCCAATTGTAACGTTTACCGCAAATATGGCAGCACTTACCATTTTGGTAATGGGCGGACATTTTGTAATAAACGGCAGCATGAGCCTGGGCAGTTTCGCTGCTTTTAACAGTTATTTGTCGCTGCTGATATTCCCGATATTTATTTTGGGATTTATGAGTAACCTGATAGCACAGGCCAGCGCTTCGTTTACCCGAATCAGCGTGGTACTTGATGCGCCTGATGTTATAGAAGGCGGGAAAATTAAAGATACCCTGCGCGGTGATGTGGAAATGGAAGATGTTACTATTACCTACGGGCAAAAATCGGTACTGAAAAACATATCATTTAAAGTGGCGGCCGGATCAAAAATTGCCATCATCGGCCCAACATCTGCCGGGAAAACCCAATTGCTGTACCTGCTTACCGGGCTTATCAACAGCACAACGGGCAAAATTATGTTTGATGGCAAAACCATTGCCGAGTATGATAGCGAAGCTTTCCACCGGCAGGTTGGTTTTGTTTTCCAGGACAGCATTATCTTTAATATGAGTATCCGTGAAAACATTGCTTTTAGCGATACGGTTACCGATGAATCTTTACAAAAAGCCATCGAAACAGCCGAGTTAAGCACTTTTATTGATGGTTTGCCTGATAAGTTAAACACCATAGTTTCAGAACGCGGCTCGAGCCTTTCGGGCGGACAAAAACAGCGGATTATGCTGGCGAGGGCTTTGGCGGTTAATCCTAAAGTTTTGTTACTGGATGATTTTACGGCACGTGTTGATAACAATACCGAGCGGAAAATATTGGCCAATATCCAGAAAAACTATCCGGGTTTAACGCTTATCTCGGTAACGCAAAAAATAGCCTCTGTTGAGCATTACGACCAGATTATACTATTGATGCAGGGCGAAATAGTTGCCCGCGGCGTGCATGATGAACTGATGAAAACCAGTCCCGATTATGTGCAGATTTTTAATTCGCAGCAAAGCACCAGCAACTACGAACAGGGTATTACCCATTAA
- a CDS encoding ABC transporter ATP-binding protein, with the protein MDNILNITNLSKTYQSAGRVLTVLDHINFSVATGSTNAIVGPSGSGKTTLLGLCAGLDRSTSGSVELNGINMSNLTEDQRAQVRNQHIGFIFQNFQLLPTLTALENVMVPLELRGEKNIKARALDLLDKVGLSERGHHYPLQLSGGEQQRVSLARAFSNAPKILFADEPTGNLDAETSDKVIKLIFDLNKEAGTTLVVVTHDLELAAKTQRIIRIKGGKLIADDKTINA; encoded by the coding sequence GTGGACAATATCCTCAACATCACCAACCTCAGTAAAACATACCAAAGTGCCGGGCGAGTGCTCACCGTGCTTGATCATATTAACTTTTCGGTAGCTACCGGTTCAACCAATGCCATAGTAGGCCCATCAGGTAGCGGTAAAACAACCCTGCTCGGTCTTTGTGCCGGGCTTGATCGTTCAACATCCGGTTCGGTTGAGCTTAACGGCATCAACATGAGTAACCTTACCGAAGATCAGCGCGCGCAGGTGCGCAATCAGCATATCGGCTTTATATTTCAAAATTTTCAGCTGCTGCCAACACTTACTGCTTTAGAGAATGTGATGGTACCGCTGGAACTTCGGGGCGAAAAGAATATCAAAGCAAGGGCGCTGGATTTATTAGATAAGGTAGGCCTGTCTGAAAGGGGGCACCATTATCCGCTTCAGCTATCAGGCGGCGAGCAGCAGCGGGTATCATTGGCGAGAGCGTTTTCAAATGCACCTAAAATTTTGTTTGCCGATGAGCCAACCGGTAACCTCGATGCCGAAACAAGCGACAAGGTGATCAAACTCATTTTCGACCTGAACAAAGAAGCTGGCACCACGCTGGTGGTAGTAACGCACGACCTGGAACTGGCGGCCAAAACCCAGCGCATCATCCGCATAAAAGGCGGCAAACTGATTGCCGATGATAAAACCATTAACGCCTAA
- a CDS encoding serine hydrolase domain-containing protein, whose product MKRTLVFLLFVALAAQTFAQGNVLKAADPVAAKFSPERLKRIDAMIEQNIDSGYVKGVVGFIARDGKIVYNKSFGLADEEQKKLMNTDAIFRIASQTKAITSTAVMMLFEEGKFLLDDPISKYLPAFAHPKVVDQFNEKDSTYTTIPAKREITIRDLLTHTSGIEYAQIGSPKMKAIYAKAGIPAGFVADKILLADAMNKLGKLPLLHQPGERWTYGMNIDVLGYLIEKVSGKSLDQFLKDRIFTPLGMVDTYFYIPAAKQNRLVAPYTFDKNGQITKWTSTTFPAFNVDYPKVNGTYYAGGAGLSSTIKDYAIFLQMMLNGGVYNGERLLARHTVDLMTTNQIGDLYINADKDKFGLGFGLTTQSSSAKLGISEGSFAWGGFFGTLYWVDPKEHLVCLLFVQNWPFPHNQIQDKFRAMVYQALND is encoded by the coding sequence ATGAAAAGAACTCTTGTTTTTTTGCTGTTTGTGGCTTTAGCGGCTCAAACATTTGCGCAGGGAAATGTATTAAAAGCCGCCGATCCTGTTGCAGCAAAGTTTTCGCCCGAGCGCTTGAAGCGCATCGATGCTATGATTGAGCAAAATATCGATTCAGGCTATGTAAAAGGAGTAGTGGGTTTTATAGCCCGCGATGGTAAAATTGTTTACAATAAATCATTCGGGCTGGCCGATGAGGAGCAAAAGAAGCTGATGAATACCGACGCGATTTTCCGTATCGCTTCGCAAACCAAAGCTATTACCAGCACAGCCGTGATGATGCTTTTTGAAGAAGGCAAGTTTTTGTTGGATGACCCAATCTCCAAATATCTGCCTGCTTTTGCGCACCCTAAGGTAGTAGATCAGTTTAACGAAAAAGATTCAACTTACACTACCATCCCAGCCAAACGTGAGATCACCATCCGCGATTTGCTTACCCATACATCGGGTATCGAATACGCGCAGATCGGCTCGCCCAAAATGAAAGCTATTTATGCCAAAGCTGGCATCCCGGCAGGCTTTGTTGCCGATAAAATATTGCTGGCAGATGCTATGAACAAACTGGGTAAACTCCCCCTGCTTCACCAACCGGGCGAGCGCTGGACCTACGGGATGAATATCGATGTGTTGGGCTACCTTATTGAAAAAGTATCAGGCAAAAGCCTCGACCAATTTTTAAAAGACAGGATCTTTACGCCGCTGGGTATGGTTGATACTTATTTTTATATCCCGGCGGCCAAGCAAAACCGTTTGGTAGCGCCTTATACATTCGATAAAAACGGGCAGATCACGAAATGGACTTCAACCACGTTTCCGGCCTTTAATGTTGATTATCCAAAGGTTAACGGTACGTATTACGCCGGGGGAGCCGGATTGAGCTCAACCATTAAAGATTATGCTATCTTTTTACAAATGATGTTAAACGGCGGCGTTTATAACGGCGAACGTTTACTGGCCCGCCACACGGTTGATTTGATGACCACCAACCAGATAGGCGATCTGTACATCAACGCTGATAAAGACAAATTTGGATTAGGGTTCGGCCTTACCACGCAAAGCAGTTCGGCTAAGCTGGGGATTAGTGAGGGTTCATTTGCCTGGGGCGGTTTTTTTGGCACCCTTTATTGGGTCGATCCGAAGGAACACCTGGTTTGTTTGCTCTTTGTCCAAAACTGGCCTTTTCCGCACAACCAGATCCAGGATAAATTCAGGGCCATGGTGTACCAGGCTCTTAACGATTAA
- a CDS encoding ABC transporter ATP-binding protein, producing MNYDLNQLSKNQQKTSTMAGLKKLLQLIAHEKPTLIIAFFIIIANSALNLLGPLIIGHTIDNYVQHKNFDGVLRNAAILLAMYATALFTSYKQTTLMGGVGQRMLFTLRNSIFNKLQQLPVAFFNQNKAGDLISRVNNDTDKLNQFFSQSLMQFIGNISTMIGAGIFLLVINFELGAAALAPSLLILFLTLALSPWIKSKNAANLKSTGGLSAEIQESLNNFKVIIAFNRRDYFRKRFEEANTDNYKTAIGAGLANNVFVPVYGLFASMAQLIVLCFGIYLISKGMFSIGLMVSYLSYATNFYNPLRQLAALWTNFQTAMAGWDRISQILSLESNLPVLPAGVNEPDACLLEFRHVHFSYDESREILHNICFKLERGKTYALVGPTGGGKTTTASLIARLYDPTKGLVLLGGKDIRTLTPEERSQKIGFILQEPFLFTGTVRDNILYGNELYKDHTNEQMEQVIRDANLGSLLAIFEEGLDTRVLSGGDSISLGQKQLIAFMRAVLRNPEILILDEATANIDTITERLLSDILDKLPESTTRVIIAHRLNTIENADEIFFVNSGEVIRAGSFDDAMDLLLQGKRVS from the coding sequence ATGAACTACGATCTTAACCAGCTAAGCAAAAATCAGCAAAAAACCTCAACCATGGCAGGGCTTAAAAAGCTGCTGCAACTGATAGCGCACGAGAAGCCTACGCTTATTATCGCGTTTTTCATCATTATTGCCAATTCGGCGCTCAATTTGCTTGGCCCGCTTATTATAGGGCACACCATTGATAACTATGTACAGCATAAAAATTTTGACGGCGTACTCCGTAATGCGGCCATCTTATTAGCCATGTACGCTACGGCCTTATTTACCAGTTACAAGCAAACCACGCTGATGGGCGGGGTAGGGCAGCGCATGCTGTTTACCTTGCGTAATTCCATCTTTAATAAACTGCAGCAACTGCCTGTGGCCTTCTTTAACCAAAACAAAGCGGGCGATTTGATATCGAGGGTAAATAACGATACTGATAAGCTTAACCAGTTTTTTTCGCAATCACTAATGCAGTTTATTGGCAACATCTCCACCATGATAGGTGCGGGGATTTTTTTATTGGTGATTAATTTTGAGTTAGGGGCAGCCGCTTTAGCACCATCACTGCTGATCCTTTTTTTAACACTTGCCTTATCTCCCTGGATAAAAAGTAAAAACGCTGCCAACCTGAAAAGTACAGGCGGGCTTAGCGCCGAGATTCAGGAAAGCCTGAATAATTTTAAAGTGATCATCGCCTTTAACCGCCGCGACTATTTCAGAAAGCGTTTTGAGGAAGCCAATACAGACAATTATAAAACAGCTATAGGTGCTGGCTTGGCCAATAACGTGTTTGTGCCGGTGTACGGCCTGTTTGCCAGCATGGCGCAGTTGATAGTGCTGTGCTTTGGTATTTACCTTATCAGTAAAGGTATGTTCTCTATCGGCTTAATGGTGAGTTACTTATCGTACGCAACTAACTTTTATAACCCTTTGCGGCAATTAGCCGCACTGTGGACCAACTTTCAAACCGCAATGGCCGGCTGGGACAGGATCTCGCAGATCCTCTCGCTCGAAAGTAATTTGCCTGTATTGCCGGCCGGTGTTAATGAACCGGATGCCTGTTTGCTGGAGTTTAGACATGTGCATTTCAGTTATGATGAAAGCCGGGAAATTTTGCATAATATCTGCTTTAAACTGGAGCGGGGTAAAACCTACGCCCTGGTAGGGCCTACGGGCGGCGGTAAAACTACAACAGCTTCATTAATAGCCCGTTTGTATGATCCAACTAAAGGTCTGGTACTGCTTGGCGGTAAAGATATCCGTACGCTTACACCCGAAGAACGCAGCCAAAAGATCGGTTTTATTTTGCAGGAACCTTTCCTGTTTACGGGTACGGTACGCGATAATATTCTGTATGGTAATGAACTTTATAAAGATCATACCAACGAACAAATGGAGCAGGTAATTCGTGATGCAAATTTGGGAAGCTTGCTGGCTATTTTTGAAGAGGGACTGGACACCAGGGTATTATCGGGTGGTGATAGTATCAGTTTAGGACAAAAACAGCTCATAGCCTTTATGCGGGCAGTTTTACGCAATCCTGAGATTTTGATTTTGGATGAGGCCACAGCCAATATTGATACCATTACCGAACGATTACTGAGCGATATTTTAGATAAACTGCCCGAAAGTACTACGCGTGTTATTATCGCCCACAGGCTGAATACCATTGAGAATGCCGATGAGATCTTCTTTGTAAACTCGGGCGAGGTGATCAGGGCGGGCTCTTTTGATGATGCGATGGATTTGTTATTGCAGGGAAAAAGGGTTAGCTAA
- a CDS encoding GNAT family N-acetyltransferase codes for MSTTFNPEANYILEDDRVTLRPLTADDPEHLLPFALNEPDTWNYSLTSAAGEDGMKAYIWAAINARAAGKEYPFIVFDKATGQYAGCTRFYDIQPANQTLQLGYTWYGEKFRGTGLNKHCKYLMLQFAFEKLNMQRVEFRADARNQRSIAAMKSIGCTVEGILRSNMPLADGTRRDSIVLSILKSEWEHEVKQKLKSRL; via the coding sequence ATGAGCACCACCTTCAACCCCGAAGCAAATTATATTTTAGAAGACGACCGCGTAACATTACGCCCCCTAACAGCCGATGATCCCGAACACCTCCTCCCCTTTGCCCTGAATGAGCCTGATACCTGGAACTACTCATTAACCAGTGCCGCAGGCGAAGATGGCATGAAAGCCTACATCTGGGCGGCCATAAACGCACGCGCTGCAGGCAAAGAATATCCCTTTATCGTTTTTGACAAAGCCACCGGCCAATACGCGGGCTGTACCAGGTTTTACGATATCCAACCTGCCAATCAAACCCTGCAGCTTGGCTACACCTGGTACGGCGAAAAATTCCGCGGTACGGGGTTAAACAAACATTGCAAATACCTGATGCTGCAATTTGCCTTTGAAAAACTGAACATGCAACGGGTTGAATTCAGGGCCGATGCCCGTAACCAACGCAGTATAGCCGCAATGAAAAGTATTGGCTGCACGGTTGAGGGCATCCTGAGAAGCAATATGCCTTTAGCTGATGGTACCCGCCGGGATTCGATAGTGTTGAGCATTTTGAAAAGCGAATGGGAACACGAAGTAAAGCAGAAACTGAAAAGCAGGCTTTAA
- a CDS encoding MarR family winged helix-turn-helix transcriptional regulator, translating to MKPIVQLVDEWTAFEAESDQPSVEAFCRYYLQKQRPKPKHPGKKGERIMNGAFLLKTVGRIMSAYSLYFRSAVAHIEAGPAENFYYLNGLMHLGEVRKSDLINHMFAETTTGMEVINRLIRQEEVEERQSPDDKRAKLIKITEKGLKALDEYYKISGKVVEMTFKDVADDVLVDCYEMLKYCEQRNSVKAIENKNKSFDRMYEDIMEEKG from the coding sequence ATGAAACCAATAGTGCAATTAGTTGATGAATGGACGGCTTTTGAAGCTGAGAGCGACCAGCCCAGCGTGGAGGCCTTTTGCCGTTACTATCTTCAAAAGCAGCGCCCAAAACCAAAACACCCGGGTAAAAAAGGCGAGCGGATTATGAATGGCGCATTCCTGCTAAAAACTGTTGGCCGTATTATGAGTGCGTATTCGTTATACTTCCGTTCGGCAGTGGCGCATATTGAAGCCGGGCCTGCGGAGAATTTTTATTACCTGAATGGTTTAATGCACCTGGGCGAGGTGCGCAAAAGCGACCTTATTAACCACATGTTTGCCGAAACAACTACGGGCATGGAAGTTATTAACCGCCTCATCAGGCAGGAGGAGGTTGAAGAAAGGCAATCGCCTGATGATAAACGGGCCAAGCTCATCAAGATCACCGAAAAAGGCTTAAAGGCGTTGGATGAATATTATAAGATCTCGGGCAAAGTGGTAGAGATGACTTTTAAAGATGTTGCCGATGACGTACTGGTTGATTGTTACGAAATGCTGAAATATTGCGAACAGCGAAACTCGGTAAAGGCTATTGAAAATAAAAACAAGTCCTTCGACAGGATGTATGAGGATATTATGGAGGAGAAGGGTTGA
- a CDS encoding arylesterase, producing MMRTTLTGLMLTALTITGCGNNTKPTNESTSTPATEPTKTDSASKKIVLFFGDSLTAGYGLDDPANDAFPAVVGHKVDSLKLPYKVVNAGLSGETTAGGNARINWLLKQKVDVFILELGANDGLRGIPVNETSKNLQAIVDKVKAKYPQAKLVLLGMQVPPNMGADYSNKFKNVFPDMAKKNNMALVPFLLQGVGGVASLNQGDGIHPTAQGAKIVAGNVWAVLKDVLK from the coding sequence ATGATGAGAACTACATTAACCGGCCTAATGCTAACGGCACTAACCATTACAGGCTGCGGTAATAATACAAAACCGACAAACGAAAGTACTTCAACTCCGGCTACCGAACCAACGAAAACCGATTCGGCTTCAAAAAAAATAGTTTTGTTTTTTGGTGATAGCCTGACAGCGGGCTACGGGCTGGACGATCCGGCAAACGATGCTTTTCCGGCTGTAGTTGGCCATAAAGTTGATTCGTTAAAATTACCTTATAAAGTGGTTAACGCAGGCCTTAGCGGCGAAACAACCGCAGGCGGTAACGCACGTATTAACTGGTTGCTGAAACAGAAAGTTGATGTTTTCATACTCGAACTTGGTGCTAACGATGGCCTGCGCGGAATCCCGGTAAACGAAACCTCTAAAAACCTACAGGCTATTGTAGATAAGGTAAAAGCCAAATATCCACAGGCCAAACTGGTACTATTGGGCATGCAGGTACCGCCAAACATGGGCGCCGATTACAGCAACAAATTTAAAAACGTATTTCCCGATATGGCTAAAAAGAACAATATGGCGCTGGTGCCCTTCCTGTTGCAAGGTGTTGGCGGCGTAGCATCTCTAAATCAAGGCGATGGCATCCATCCTACTGCACAAGGCGCAAAAATTGTAGCCGGTAATGTTTGGGCGGTATTAAAAGATGTTTTAAAATAG
- a CDS encoding ABC transporter permease — protein sequence MIKPLTPKLMDTNFIAPKRKTNLPWLFRMAWRDSRRNRSRLFLFISAIVFGIAALVAIYSFKYNVQNDINNQAATLIGADLAVSGNKPVDNSLKHLLDSLGSDRSTERSFASMLYFPHSKGTRLVQVRALQGNFPYYGTLETTPEAAGTQFKQGRMALVDKTLMLQFNARVGDSVKVGSLMFKIAGILNKAPGQSGVMAGIAPIVYIPMQYLEQTGLVKIGSRVTYSFYYKLDKSTNLEKLTKKLDPILDKAGMRFDTIESKKDNTGRAFGDLSRFLSLVGFVALLLGCVGVASAIHIYVKEKIASIAIMRCLGVKASEAFLIYLIQIVGIGLIGSVTGAVLGTAIQHLLPMVFADWLPFTISVQISWMAIGQGILLGIIISILFALLPLISVRNISPLNTLRLSVDESARSNDPLRWLVYLLILAFVVVFSYLQLDSWVGSLFFTLGILIAFAILSATAWLLMRITKAIIKASWSYLWRQGFANLYRPNNQTIILIVSIGLSTMFICTLYFVQSLLIQQVNLSTSGNQSNMILFDIQNSQEKGVVQLTKQQGLPVLQQVPIVTMRIEEINGKTAADLNKDTTIKIQHSVFAWEYRVTFRDSLTSSEKLIDGKWIGKADPAKEVPVSVEENLSQRGNLKIGDKLIFNVQGVQMPAYVASIRRVNWGKVQTNFQVVFPTGILEDAPQFHVLMTHVPSNKVSAAFQQTVVKAYPNVSIIDLGLILSVVDELLSKISYVIRFMSAFSIITGIVVLIASVRISKYQRIQESVLLRTLGASGKQIFTITALEYWFLGSLSALTGILIAFAGTWFLAKYSFGIPYSVSILPALVLFLMVSLLTIIIGLLNSRGVLNKPPLEILRTNA from the coding sequence ATGATAAAACCATTAACGCCTAAGCTAATGGATACCAATTTCATCGCCCCAAAAAGAAAAACAAACCTGCCCTGGCTGTTTAGGATGGCCTGGCGCGATAGCCGCAGAAACCGTTCGCGGTTGTTCCTTTTTATATCGGCCATTGTGTTCGGTATAGCTGCGCTGGTGGCTATCTACTCGTTTAAATACAATGTTCAAAATGATATAAATAACCAGGCAGCCACATTAATTGGTGCCGATCTGGCAGTTTCGGGAAATAAACCGGTGGATAATTCGCTGAAGCATTTGCTCGATTCATTGGGCAGCGATCGCTCAACCGAACGCAGTTTTGCTTCAATGCTATATTTCCCGCACAGCAAAGGCACGCGGCTTGTACAGGTGCGCGCATTACAGGGCAACTTCCCCTATTATGGCACTTTAGAAACTACGCCCGAGGCAGCGGGTACCCAATTTAAACAGGGCCGCATGGCATTGGTTGATAAAACCCTGATGCTGCAATTTAACGCCCGGGTTGGCGATTCGGTAAAAGTGGGGAGCCTGATGTTTAAAATAGCGGGTATTTTAAATAAAGCGCCGGGGCAAAGCGGTGTTATGGCCGGTATAGCGCCTATAGTTTACATCCCCATGCAGTATCTGGAGCAAACCGGTTTAGTTAAAATAGGCAGCCGGGTAACCTATAGCTTTTATTACAAACTTGATAAAAGCACCAACCTTGAAAAACTCACCAAAAAACTCGACCCTATACTTGATAAAGCCGGGATGCGTTTTGATACCATTGAGAGTAAAAAAGATAATACCGGGCGCGCTTTTGGCGATCTCAGTCGATTTTTATCGCTGGTGGGCTTTGTGGCGCTGCTGCTGGGCTGTGTTGGTGTAGCCAGCGCCATTCATATCTACGTAAAAGAAAAAATAGCCTCCATTGCCATTATGCGGTGTTTGGGCGTAAAAGCCTCCGAAGCGTTTTTAATTTACCTTATCCAGATTGTTGGTATCGGCCTTATCGGTTCGGTTACCGGGGCTGTTTTGGGCACGGCTATCCAGCATTTGTTACCCATGGTTTTTGCCGATTGGCTGCCTTTTACCATATCTGTACAAATTTCGTGGATGGCTATCGGGCAGGGCATTTTATTGGGGATAATCATCTCTATCCTTTTTGCCTTACTGCCGCTTATCTCGGTACGTAACATATCCCCACTCAACACCCTCCGCCTGTCGGTAGATGAAAGCGCCCGCAGCAATGACCCGCTGCGCTGGCTGGTTTACCTGCTGATCCTGGCATTTGTAGTGGTATTCAGTTACCTGCAACTGGATAGCTGGGTGGGTAGTTTATTTTTCACCCTCGGAATTTTGATTGCTTTTGCTATACTCTCGGCAACTGCCTGGTTACTGATGAGGATTACCAAAGCCATTATCAAAGCCTCGTGGAGTTACCTGTGGCGACAGGGTTTTGCCAACTTATATCGCCCCAACAATCAAACTATTATCTTAATAGTATCTATCGGTTTGAGCACCATGTTTATCTGCACACTGTATTTTGTACAATCGCTGCTTATACAACAGGTAAACCTTTCAACCAGCGGTAATCAATCAAATATGATTTTGTTTGATATTCAAAACAGCCAGGAAAAGGGCGTTGTACAGCTCACCAAACAGCAGGGCTTACCTGTATTACAACAGGTACCGATAGTAACCATGCGTATTGAAGAAATAAACGGCAAAACCGCTGCCGATTTGAACAAAGATACCACCATAAAAATACAACACAGCGTATTTGCCTGGGAATACCGGGTAACCTTCCGCGATTCGCTTACCTCATCCGAAAAACTGATTGATGGTAAATGGATTGGCAAAGCCGACCCGGCCAAAGAAGTCCCGGTTTCGGTTGAAGAAAACCTGTCGCAGCGGGGAAATCTTAAAATTGGCGATAAGCTGATATTTAATGTGCAGGGTGTGCAAATGCCTGCTTACGTTGCCAGCATCCGCAGGGTAAACTGGGGCAAGGTGCAAACTAATTTCCAGGTGGTTTTTCCTACCGGGATTTTGGAGGATGCACCGCAGTTTCATGTGCTGATGACACATGTGCCATCCAATAAAGTATCGGCAGCATTTCAACAAACGGTGGTGAAGGCATATCCCAACGTTTCCATTATCGATCTGGGTTTGATATTAAGCGTGGTTGACGAGTTGCTGAGTAAAATAAGCTATGTAATCCGCTTCATGAGCGCTTTCAGCATCATTACCGGTATTGTGGTGTTGATTGCCTCGGTGCGCATCAGCAAATATCAGCGTATCCAGGAGAGTGTTTTACTTCGCACCCTTGGCGCAAGCGGCAAACAAATTTTTACCATAACCGCCCTCGAGTACTGGTTTTTAGGTAGCCTATCGGCCTTAACTGGCATTTTGATAGCTTTTGCCGGTACCTGGTTCCTGGCAAAATACAGCTTCGGCATCCCTTATTCGGTTAGTATTTTACCGGCACTTGTGTTATTTTTGATGGTAAGCCTGCTTACGATTATCATAGGCTTACTAAACAGCCGCGGTGTACTGAACAAACCGCCGCTCGAAATTTTAAGAACAAACGCCTAA